A region of Mammaliicoccus sp. Dog046 DNA encodes the following proteins:
- a CDS encoding NAD(P)H-dependent flavin oxidoreductase, translating to MEANTLLSQLQLKKPIFLAGMAGGVTTPQLVASVCNEGGFGQIGAGYMTPESLARDIDEIRTLTEKPFGVNLFIPEHPEVKQEEIDQMNQILEPINEKLDCNSVNEVRIDDIFDQMIEVVINKDVEVVSFTFGKPTQELVQRLHKHHITVVGTGTNIDEVRELESVGVDAIVLQGCEAGGHSGSFEQSLPKERLTLDELFKEVYSKVSVPLIVAGGITTPEQAKDYIEQGATAVQLGTAFLTTVESGTPDVHKSLILKAKSDDIIFTNTFSGRYANGIKNEFIDYVGQFKDKVCAYPIQNILTQPLRGKAKKAQNPDFMSLWCGTHPEGARDETVAELMQRY from the coding sequence ATGGAAGCGAATACGTTGTTGTCACAACTACAATTGAAGAAACCAATCTTTTTAGCAGGTATGGCTGGTGGTGTTACAACACCTCAATTAGTTGCATCTGTGTGTAATGAAGGTGGGTTTGGACAAATTGGTGCAGGATATATGACGCCTGAATCACTTGCTAGAGATATAGATGAAATTAGAACGTTGACTGAGAAACCATTTGGCGTCAATTTGTTTATTCCCGAGCATCCTGAAGTTAAACAAGAAGAGATAGATCAAATGAATCAGATTCTGGAACCCATTAATGAGAAATTAGATTGTAATTCAGTTAATGAAGTGCGCATTGATGATATATTTGATCAAATGATAGAAGTTGTTATTAACAAAGATGTCGAAGTAGTGAGTTTTACATTTGGAAAGCCGACTCAAGAACTCGTTCAACGATTGCATAAGCATCATATTACAGTTGTCGGTACTGGAACAAATATAGATGAAGTACGTGAACTTGAATCCGTGGGCGTCGATGCAATTGTATTACAAGGGTGTGAAGCGGGTGGTCATAGTGGTTCTTTTGAACAATCACTACCTAAGGAAAGACTGACTTTAGATGAGTTATTTAAGGAAGTATATAGTAAGGTAAGTGTGCCGCTGATAGTTGCAGGAGGCATTACGACACCTGAACAAGCTAAAGATTACATTGAACAAGGGGCAACAGCCGTACAACTTGGGACTGCATTTTTAACGACAGTTGAAAGTGGTACGCCGGATGTTCATAAATCGTTGATATTAAAAGCGAAGTCTGATGATATCATTTTCACAAATACATTTAGTGGTCGATATGCAAATGGAATAAAAAATGAATTTATAGATTATGTAGGTCAGTTTAAAGATAAGGTTTGTGCGTATCCAATTCAAAATATATTAACTCAACCATTAAGAGGTAAGGCTAAAAAAGCACAGAATCCAGATTTTATGAGTTTATGGTGTGGTACACATCCAGAAGGTGCGAGAGATGAAACAGTAGCTGAATTGATGCAACGTTATTAA
- a CDS encoding nitroreductase family protein translates to MTQSNLSLTELINKRKSVKEFDPNFKIPREEITEMIELATKAPSSINLQPWRFVVIDSEETKQKLDGLVQFNQRQLHSSSAMILLLADLKHADYVSDIYEKNVELGYMDENSKNYFVESISNLISSADDSYFATQGLMDVNLASMQLMLIATDRGYDSNPIGGFDKTALLEALNIDTSRYVPAHLLAIGKGVKPPHDSSRLPVERIVAWNDESEGTIGE, encoded by the coding sequence ATGACACAATCTAACTTATCTTTAACAGAACTTATTAATAAAAGAAAATCAGTTAAAGAATTCGATCCTAACTTTAAAATACCTAGAGAAGAAATAACAGAAATGATAGAACTAGCTACTAAAGCACCTTCTTCAATCAACTTGCAACCTTGGCGTTTCGTTGTTATTGATTCAGAAGAAACAAAACAAAAATTAGACGGCCTTGTTCAATTCAACCAAAGACAATTACACTCATCTAGTGCAATGATTCTTTTACTTGCTGACTTAAAACACGCTGATTACGTAAGTGATATTTATGAGAAAAACGTTGAACTTGGATATATGGATGAAAACTCTAAAAATTACTTCGTTGAATCTATCTCTAACTTAATTAGTAGTGCAGATGATTCTTACTTTGCTACTCAAGGATTAATGGACGTTAACCTTGCATCTATGCAATTAATGCTTATTGCCACTGACCGTGGATATGATTCAAACCCAATTGGTGGTTTCGACAAAACAGCTTTATTAGAAGCTTTAAATATAGATACTTCTAGATACGTACCGGCACACTTACTTGCCATTGGTAAAGGGGTTAAACCACCTCATGATTCAAGTAGACTACCTGTTGAAAGAATCGTCGCATGGAATGACGAAAGTGAAGGCACTATCGGCGAATAA
- a CDS encoding sodium-dependent transporter, protein MKNFSQWSSNIGFVLASAGSAIGLGAVWKFPYMAGTYGGGAFLLIFIIFTLLVGLPLLLSEFILGRYGRTYSTNIFKKVSGRSSFNLIGWLGNITVFVLFSFYSVIGGWIILYIIRTILDTFGLTHSHEYGNIFTDYISNPFYSLAGQFAFILFTVVIVSKGVEKGIEKASKVMMPLLFISFVIIIIRSVTLDGAFEGIQYFLQPKVSDLSSEGILYALGQSFFALSLGTCGMMTYASYLNRDTNVVKSANAIVWMNIAVSVAAGLAIFPAIFAFHLEPNQGPGLLFIILPQVFDQMFLGQLFYLLFLILFLFAAITSSISLLELNISNITKNNNDNRKKWSYIIGGLVFVFGIPSALSNGVLQHFTFGVGTFFDNMDYLVANILMPIGALGVTIFVGHIFNKETIMNELNMGDTKAGRTFVNVWYFLVKFVLPIIIIAVFIGQLL, encoded by the coding sequence ATGAAGAATTTTTCACAATGGTCATCAAATATAGGCTTTGTACTAGCAAGTGCAGGATCAGCAATTGGTCTTGGCGCAGTATGGAAATTTCCATATATGGCAGGCACTTATGGTGGTGGCGCATTTTTATTAATATTTATAATTTTTACACTGCTCGTTGGCTTACCGCTACTGTTAAGTGAATTTATTCTAGGGCGATACGGAAGAACTTATTCAACAAATATTTTCAAGAAAGTATCTGGTCGCTCATCATTTAACTTAATAGGTTGGTTAGGAAATATTACCGTGTTCGTATTATTTTCATTCTATAGTGTGATTGGCGGATGGATTATCCTATACATTATTCGTACAATATTAGACACGTTTGGATTAACGCACTCACATGAATATGGAAATATCTTTACAGACTATATTTCAAACCCGTTCTATTCTTTAGCAGGTCAATTTGCATTTATTCTCTTTACTGTTGTCATTGTAAGTAAAGGCGTTGAAAAAGGAATCGAAAAAGCATCAAAAGTAATGATGCCGTTATTATTTATTTCGTTTGTTATCATTATTATTCGTTCTGTCACTTTAGATGGTGCATTTGAAGGTATACAATACTTTCTACAACCTAAAGTATCTGATTTAAGTTCTGAAGGTATTCTCTACGCATTGGGACAATCCTTCTTCGCTTTATCGTTAGGTACATGTGGCATGATGACATATGCTTCTTACTTAAATCGTGACACAAATGTTGTTAAAAGTGCTAATGCAATCGTTTGGATGAACATCGCTGTTTCAGTAGCTGCAGGTCTTGCAATTTTCCCAGCTATCTTTGCATTCCATTTAGAACCAAACCAAGGTCCAGGACTATTATTCATTATCCTGCCTCAAGTATTTGATCAAATGTTTCTTGGCCAATTATTCTATTTACTGTTCTTGATATTATTCTTATTTGCAGCCATTACATCTTCAATCTCATTGTTGGAATTAAATATCTCTAACATTACAAAGAATAATAACGATAACAGAAAAAAATGGTCGTATATCATCGGTGGTTTAGTATTTGTATTTGGTATCCCTTCAGCTTTATCTAATGGCGTACTTCAACACTTCACGTTTGGTGTAGGAACGTTCTTTGATAATATGGATTACTTAGTCGCAAATATCTTAATGCCTATTGGTGCATTAGGTGTAACCATCTTTGTCGGACATATATTCAATAAAGAAACAATTATGAATGAGCTCAATATGGGCGATACTAAAGCGGGTCGTACCTTCGTGAATGTTTGGTATTTCTTAGTTAAATTTGTATTACCTATCATTATTATCGCTGTATTTATCGGTCAGCTTTTATAA
- a CDS encoding DASS family sodium-coupled anion symporter, with amino-acid sequence MANDKEMKAFKPIWILVSFVVLIGILLLPTPNDLPVMAKCALAILAFAVVMWVTEAVSYPISAVMIVGLIVLLIGFSPVQNLGEALGNPVLNGKPIEGDAILGTSNALKMALSGFSGSAVALVAAALFLATAMQVTNLHKRLALQVLSIVGNKTNRIVIGAIIVSIILAFFVPSATARAGAVVPILLGMIAAFNTSKNSKLAALLIITAVHAVSIWNIGLKTAAAQNVVAIGFINKSMGQDISWGEWFIYAAPWSIIMSVVLYFIMVNIIKPEEKEIEGGTELVKAQLKELGPISAREWRLIVISVTLLLFWSTEKVLHPIDSSSITIIALAIMLTPKIGVFSWEDVEKKIPWGTVIVFGIGISLGTVLLETSAAQWLSDKTFGLMGLNHMPLIATIALISIFNILIHLGFASATSLSSALIPVFIALTQTLNLGDQAIGFVLIQQFVISFGFMLPVSSPQNMLAYGTETFTVKDFLKTGVPITIIGYLLLILMSMTYWKWIGLI; translated from the coding sequence ATGGCAAATGACAAAGAGATGAAAGCGTTTAAACCAATTTGGATTTTAGTTAGTTTTGTGGTGTTAATCGGTATATTATTATTACCTACACCAAATGATTTACCAGTAATGGCGAAATGTGCTTTAGCAATACTAGCTTTTGCAGTTGTTATGTGGGTGACAGAAGCAGTCAGTTATCCTATATCGGCAGTGATGATTGTCGGATTGATTGTGTTACTCATTGGCTTTAGTCCAGTTCAAAATTTAGGTGAAGCTCTAGGTAATCCAGTATTAAATGGTAAGCCAATCGAAGGTGATGCGATACTCGGTACGTCTAACGCATTGAAAATGGCGTTGAGTGGATTTTCTGGATCGGCAGTTGCACTTGTAGCAGCGGCGTTATTCCTAGCAACTGCAATGCAAGTGACGAATTTACATAAGCGTTTAGCTTTGCAAGTACTTTCTATTGTTGGAAATAAAACAAACAGAATTGTTATTGGGGCAATTATTGTTTCGATTATATTAGCATTCTTTGTTCCTTCAGCGACTGCAAGAGCAGGTGCAGTTGTACCTATTTTGTTAGGGATGATTGCAGCATTTAATACTTCTAAAAATAGTAAATTAGCAGCTTTACTTATTATTACTGCTGTTCACGCTGTTTCAATATGGAATATCGGTTTAAAGACGGCCGCCGCTCAAAACGTGGTTGCGATTGGCTTTATAAACAAGTCAATGGGTCAAGATATTTCCTGGGGTGAATGGTTCATTTATGCAGCACCCTGGTCTATTATTATGTCGGTTGTATTGTATTTCATCATGGTTAATATTATTAAACCTGAAGAGAAAGAAATTGAAGGTGGTACGGAATTAGTTAAAGCTCAGTTGAAAGAGTTAGGACCGATTTCTGCTAGAGAGTGGAGATTGATCGTAATATCTGTCACGTTATTATTATTCTGGTCAACTGAAAAAGTATTACATCCAATCGACTCTTCATCAATTACGATTATCGCTTTAGCAATTATGTTAACGCCTAAAATTGGTGTGTTCAGTTGGGAAGATGTTGAAAAGAAAATACCATGGGGTACAGTTATTGTATTTGGTATTGGTATCTCATTAGGGACTGTATTACTAGAAACATCTGCCGCACAATGGTTAAGTGATAAGACATTTGGATTAATGGGATTAAATCATATGCCATTAATCGCAACGATTGCTTTGATTTCGATATTCAATATTCTTATACATTTGGGATTTGCGAGTGCGACAAGCTTATCTTCAGCACTTATACCTGTATTTATTGCATTAACACAAACATTAAATTTAGGCGATCAAGCAATTGGGTTTGTATTAATTCAACAGTTTGTTATTAGTTTTGGTTTTATGTTGCCAGTCAGTTCACCACAGAATATGTTGGCATACGGTACAGAAACATTTACAGTTAAGGACTTCCTTAAAACAGGGGTTCCAATCACAATTATTGGTTATTTGTTACTCATTTTAATGAGCATGACTTATTGGAAATGGATAGGTCTCATATAA